DNA from Sulfurimonas xiamenensis:
ATAAGATTGCTTTTGGCAAGATAATGGATTTGGTGGCCATCAGTGTTCCTTTGGCTTTTGTCTTTGGACGGATAGGAAACTTTTTAAACCAAGAGCTTATTGGACGGGAAACAGATGTACCATGGGGGATTTTGGTAGATGGTGTGCTTCGTCATCCATCACAGCTTTATGAAGCTGTTTTGGAAGGTATTGGTGTTTTTATAGTTGTCTATATCTATAAAAAATATCAAAAATTCAGCGGAGAATTAGTTTTAGTTTATGCAATAAGTTATGGACTTTTCCGCGCAATTGCGGAGATTTGGCGAGCACCCGATATTCAGATAGGGTATGTGTGCTGTGATGCTATAACACAAGGACAGGTTATGAGTTTGGCTATGAGCTTTTTAGGCGTAGCAGCATGGTTTTATTTTAAAAAGAGAAAAATTTAAATATCTTTGTTTTTGCTTTTGTCTTTT
Protein-coding regions in this window:
- the lgt gene encoding prolipoprotein diacylglyceryl transferase, whose translation is MSSWNNIYKTFDPVAFHIFSLPVHWYGIMYVLALLSALYIGKYFIKKDNLDFGAKGIDLYFIYVEIGVILGARLGYILFYDTQTIYYLSHPWQIFNPFVNGEFVGIRGMSYHGAVLGFLISSYLYSRKHKIAFGKIMDLVAISVPLAFVFGRIGNFLNQELIGRETDVPWGILVDGVLRHPSQLYEAVLEGIGVFIVVYIYKKYQKFSGELVLVYAISYGLFRAIAEIWRAPDIQIGYVCCDAITQGQVMSLAMSFLGVAAWFYFKKRKI